cctgagcaacagagtgaggcttgatctcaaaaaaaaaagttgatgtgACCACTTCTTTTTGGGACTCAGTGGACCTCATATGACGTTAAGTCTGCTTGAGTGGTTACTGAATTAGGTTGATAGTATTTTTATCACTGAACATCATCAAATAAGTAGCTCTTTAATGTGGTTGGAATATTTTCAATCATCCAAATTGAGACATTCCATGGGCATCAGGACGGGAGTTATCCGGCGTGTGTTGGTGGCCCCTGGGCATAGAGCTAGCTGTACCCTCTTGGTGACTCAACTGTTTTGGCCCCTGTAAGCATTGGGGGGCTACAGCCACTGAGCATCTACTGAGCATCAGAGCTATTTCCTGCGATGCCTGCACGGGCCCCCCCATCTGCTTTTCCAAATCTTCCCActccccccgccttttttttttttttttttttttttttgagacggagtctcattctgtcacccaggctggagtgcagtggtgcaatctcagctcactgaaacctctgcctcccgggttcaagcaattctcctgcctcagcctcctgagcagccaggattataggcgtgcaccaccacgcctggctaatttttgtatttttagtagagatggggttttgccatgttggccagtctaggatagtctcctgacctcaagtgatctgcccgcctcggcctcccaaagtgctgggattacagatgtgcgccaccatgcctggcctccagatCTTCCCACTCTGAGGCCCACCTTGGGTTGAAAGTTTCCCGGCCTGGACCACGCATTCCTTCTCAGACTCTCCCTCCCCAAAGCTCCCAGCACCCTTCTGTGCATTTGCCAAAGCCCAGTTGTTTTCTCAACACCCTGAGTCATTTCCTCAGCAAGACTGTGAATCCCCGGAGGGGTGGCAGGTCCATTCCAACACTTCCTTCTTCCCACACTGTTGTCCAGACCCGGGCACAGAGGCACCCTGGATGGCCAGGGGGTGCTTACAACTCCCTTCCGCTTAAGATGTGATGATTCTAAGGCTAAATTGATGTTCCTGCACAAATAAATACCATCTTTAGGAGATGTGAGTTTAGGACCAACTCTTTCACCAACTGCCTTTCATAATTCCCAGATACGCAATTTATTTAAGTTAATTTATGTAAGTTATTTCCTCTCTCTATGCCCTTTGCTCTCATCTGTGAAAGGAGGGCCTTGCCCAAGTCGCCTCTTGGTGATCTGGATGTTTCTGGCAGGTCTGCACTTGCCACTGTTGTGGTCTCTGCCGTGGCATTTCTGCCTTGGCAGCCTAGCCAGGATGCATAGCATGGAGTTCCATTACGGGCTGTGCGGTCCTGCAAGCCCCTGTGTGGGTGTGGCTGGCTGGCCGGCCCACTGTCTGTAACATTATACAAATGCAATCGAATGCCAACAGACAGGATCCAGGGTTGCAGTTATTTTGAGATGTGCAGAAGCCTGTGGGAAAATGCTGGAACATGTCTTAGTCACTTGGGCAAATACCTTTCTTTCCCTGTTTCAGCGTGTTTTGAACTTTCAGGCAGCACAAAAAAAGCTCCAGCAGGCACACCCACCCTTTGTGATTCTGGTGCCCTTCCACATCCTGTGGCTCTAAAAGTGTGAGTGCAGAGGGCTGAGAGCGGGGCTGGAGAAGCCCTAGACACCCACCTATGAAAAAAATTGCAGCACTTCCCTCAATAcgtaattcaaaataaaaacaacaaaagaaatgtaagGAAGATCTGTAATTCCCACGTTATACTTTGTCGCTTTGTAAAAATTCCTCCACTCGTGTATGTGCACTTGGCCAGGTCCCTGCCTTCCTGCTACTCTAAGGTATTGTCCAGCACTACCCAGTAAGAACCAGTGGAGACCAGAAAGAGCTGCATCAGTCCCCGGGGAGCATCTGAGCAGGTGAGGAGGTACAGGACCACAAGAGAGGGCAGCAGAAGCCAGCAATGGCGCCATCCTGTGCTTGGTGGAAGGGATGAGGAGGCAGCCACAGGTCCTCCTGATGGACAGGGTCGCCCCCGTACCTCACAAGTGGGCCCAGAGTTCCTGGTGCAATTAGAAGCCAGCCTGAAGGTGCGAAGGGGGCAGGAAAAACATTCCAGATGGAAAGGGTCTTTTTCTAAAACATTCTCTTGCCTGTCCTTGCCTTCTCTAGCCAGAGCTTTACCCTAGGATCTGGGCGGCTGTGTGGAGGCTGAGCAAGAAGGTCTCCTCTAGTTTGAAGAGGGAAAATACTCCTGCCAGCCCCTCACTCACTGTCTTCcacttcatctctttctctctccactgGCTCTTTTCTTCTCCTTAGCCTACAGAAAgcacaaaccaaaaagaaacactTTCTCCTCACTGTACCCCCGCCCTGACTTTTTTTTggtgatacagggtcttgctctgttgcccaggctggagtgaagtagtgcaatttcagctcactgcaacctccgcctcccaagttcaagcgattctcccacctcagcctcccgagtagctgggattatagacatgcgccaccatacccagctaaattttgtatttttagtagagatggggtttcaccatgttggccaggctggtcttgaactcctgacctcaagtgatccacccactttggcctcccaaaatgctgggattacagttgtgagccaccatgcccggctcaccGCCCCCGGCTCACCGTCCCCACCTTCTGATCACATGTCGTGGAAGAGTCAGCTAAGCCCCCTCACCTCCCACATCCTGATCCACCCATAGCCATCCATTCCTGCACTCACCCCTACCGAAACCACTCCTGTGGACACACTGTCACCAGTGTTATGCAATGTCTCCAGCTCTCCTCCCCAGCAGGCTCTGACTCACCCTCTTCCCTTGCCCTCTCTTCAACATCAAGGTCTCCAGGGTTCCTTCCTCAACTGCGCTCTTCCCACCATGTGAGGGTGTTTCAAGCGGCACCTTGGCTGGACCATAGCACCCAGCTACTTAACTCCAACACTAGATGCTGCTGAGCACATATTCTGCAGACTCTGTTAACATATACCATCAGCTGACTTCTCCCGGaggagaagaaattctgcctcaagactaCAGCATCCACCCCAGCTGAGTTTCTAGCctgatgccctgccctgccctgccctacaGCTTTCCAACTTGTCTGTCCccacaatcatgtgagccaattcttaaaaaaaaaaaaaaaaaaaaaaaaaaaaaacacatggctaggtgtggtggctcatgcctgtaatcccagcgctttgggagaccgaggagggtggattgcttgagcccaggagttcaagaccagcttgggaaacatggcaaaaaccagtctctatttataataaaaatgaaacccacacacacatacacatccccACCACACAAGCATTGCATATTTTGTTTCTATGGGGAACCCTGACTGACGCATACTGTTCACACCAGTTCTCCAGCTTCCTCCTCCCAGACCCCAGTCAtctctgggtctgtttctggtaccctcttttttttttttttttagggtagaattaatattttattgtcatcCAGATGGCAGCTGGATTTATAGCCTCCATACTTTAtactttatgtaaataaaaataattacaagttTTAAATAGCCAATGGCTGGTTATGTTTTCAGAAAACATGATTAGACTAATTCATTAATGGTGGCTTCAAGCTTTTCCTTATTAGCTGCAGAAAATTCACCCACCTTTTGTCCCTTAAAAAACTGGAaagggccaggagcggtggctcacacctgtaatctcagcactttaggaggctgaggtgggtggatcacctgaggtcaggagttcgagaccagcctgaccaacatggagaaaccccatctctactaaaaatacaaaacttagccaggcctggtggtgcatgtctgtaatctcagctacttgggaggctgaggcaggagaatcacttgaacccaggaggtggaggttgtggtgagccgtgatcgtgcattgcactccagcctgggggacaagaggaaaactctgtctcaaaaacaagcaagcaaacaaacaaacaaacaaaaactggaaggtTGGCATGCATTTGACTTCACATTCTGAAGCAACATCCTGACAGTCAGCCACATGTACTTCAAAGAATACCATGTTGGAATACTTTTCAGAGAGGGAATGAAAGAAAAGCTTGATCTTTTTGCAAGGCCCACACCACGTGGCTGAGAAGTCAACTATGACAAGTTTATCACTTGCAGCCTCCAAGGCTTCCTGAAAAGCAAACTTGCTCTCAATTCGCTTCACCATCTTGGCTGCTACGGTCTGAGGAGAACCGATGGAAATGGATCCAAAGCGCTGGAACAAGTTTGGAGCTCTGGTACCCTCTTTCTCCCGAACGCCAAACTTATCTATGCCTACAGGGCACACAGAAAGGAGCCTTCAGCTAATATCCTCCAGGAACCTGGAATTCAAATTCTGGGGTCCCTTCAGGGATCTCCCAGCACTGAGCCAGCACTATCCCAGCACAAGCCTTCTACAAGGTGTGATCTCAAAGTTCACAAGGCCAGCCAGGTGGAGGATTGACAGAGCCAAGCTGTCACAAGTGGGATGTAGGATGGGGGCAGACCCAGGGACTGAGGCTCGGCCCCAGGCAGCAATAGTCATGTGGGGCATTGGTCCAGTGTCACAAGAGATTTCCAATTTTCCAGAAAGACCAGAAATTTGTTCCTGTGAAGtctctcaatttttatttgtatttatttatttatttagagatggaattttactcttgttgcccaggttggagtacagtggtgcaatctcagctcacagcaacctccacctccctggttcaagtgattctcccatcttagcatcccaagtagctgggattacaggcacccgccaccacgcccggctaatttttgtatttttagtatttttctattgcaccatgttgcccaggctggtctcaaactcctgacctcagatgatctgcctgccttggtctcccaaagtgctggaattacaggcatgagccccaggCCAACAATGAAATTTGCCCATCAAGAGGTATTAAGGGAGGGACAGGCTTCATcaaccctttaaaaaaatgtttgtcacTTTTCACTCAGGGCAACGAGTGCTTACTTGCCCTACATTTTCATAACCAAAAGAGTGCACACAAGACTCTTGCCTAAATGTGACTGTTCTCAGCCAACTCTGTCCAGCCTCTGACATTGAAGTAGctgacatatattttttttttttttaattatactttaagttctagggtacatgtgcataacgtgcaggtttgttacacatgtatacttatgccatgttggtgtgctgcacccatcaactcgtcagcacccatcaattcatcatttatatcatgtataactccccaatgcaatccctccctcctcccccctcccccctccccatgataggccccagtgtgtgatgttccccttcccgagtccaagtgatctcattgttcagttcccacctatgagtgagaacatgcggtgtttggttttctgttcttgcgatagtttgctaagaatgatggtttccagctgcatccatgtccctacaaaggacgcaaactcatccttttttatggctgcatagtattccatggtgtatatgtgccacattttcttaatccagtctgtcacagatggacatttgggttgattccaagtctttgctattgtgaatagtgccgcaataaacatacgtgtgcatgtgtctttgtagtagaataatttataatcctttgggtatatacccagtagtgggatggctgggtcatatggtacatctagttctagatccttgaggaattgccatactgttttccataatggttgaactagtttacaatcccaccaacagtgtaaaagtgttcctatttctccacatcctctccaacacctgttgtttcctgacttcttaagtagctgacatattttaaaaatgtttcggccgggagcggtggttcacgcctgtaatcccagcactttgggaggccgaggcgggcgaatcgcgaggtcaggagattgagaccatcctggctaacacgatgaaaccccgtctctactaaaactacaaaaaaaaaaaaaaaaaaaaaaattagccgggcgaggtggcgggctcctgtagtcccagctactcgggaggctgaggcaggagaatggcgtgaacctgggaggcggagcttacagtgagccaagattgcgccactgcactccagcctgggcgacagagcgagactccgtctcaaaagaaaaaaaaaagtcccccaaAAGGTGCCCagtttcattaacattttttggAGATAATTTTGACTAATGATTGGGTCACAAATTTccttcagacaaaaaaaaagacaaaaagccgggcgcagtggctcaagcctctaatcccagcactttgggaggccgagacgggcggatcacgaggtcaggagatcaagaccatcctggctaacatggtgaaaccccgtctctactaaaaaatacaaaaaactagccgggtgaggtggcgggtgcctgtagtcccagctactcgggaggctgaggcaggagaatggcgtaaacccgggaggcggagcttgcagtgagctgagatccggccactgcactccagcctgggcgacagagcaaaactccatctcaaaaaaaaaaaaaaaaagacaaaaaggtcCATTATCCCAAATATATACCTTTCAAActcttagaatttaaaaatatgaaaaacatggtAACTTCTCCATTTTAGTGTTTTGTTCCTTATATTTCACTCTAATGAGCAagatataagaaaatacataGAGGCGATGGATATCTCAGCTACTCTGATTTGATCCTGtgcattgtatacatgtattaaaatatcacatgtatcctcACAATAAGTACAACTATAGTATATCaacagaaattcaaaaattaggtcaggtgcggtggctcacgcctgtaatcccagcactttgggaggccgaggtgggccgataacgaagtcaggagatggagaccatcctggctaacacggtaaaaccccatctctactaaaaatacaaaaaattagcctggcatggtggcgggcgcctgtagtcccagcagctcgggaggctgaggcaggagaatggcgtgaacccagaaggcagaacttgcagtgagccgagatcccgccactgcactccagcactctagcctgggtgacagagcgagactccgcctcaaaaaaaaagaaaaaaagaaaaagaaatttaaaaattaaattaattaacaaaagagtctgggcatggtggctcacgcctgtaatcccagcattttgggaggccgaggcaggtggatcacttgaggtcaggagtttgagacaaacttGGCCAACacggctaaaccccatctctactaaaaatacaaaaaaaaaacaaaaaaaaaaattagccgggcttcgtggcgcatgcctgtaatcccggctacttgggaggctgaggcaggaaactagcttgaacccaggaaggagaggttgcagtgagccgagatcgcgccactgcactccagcctgggcgacataggcTCTGtctatacaaaagaaaaaaaagaaaactaagaaattaacaaaagaaaatatattgttttaaaataaaattacttttaataatcATTGCAAGAATAGATAAGGATGAAGTTTCAGGTTAGAATGAAAGAGAGAAGGCATGTGTttactgtttggatgaacggaggcaagatggcgcacttccgggttcttcaacccccccccccaacttttcccgcgcgcgcgaaaatccagccggcgacccgggaaggtgcagaccaactaggcatgcgccaggtgatgtcaatctgaagagaccaagatttacctggtcgcacctgtgga
The window above is part of the Rhinopithecus roxellana isolate Shanxi Qingling chromosome 11, ASM756505v1, whole genome shotgun sequence genome. Proteins encoded here:
- the LOC104672237 gene encoding thioredoxin-like; its protein translation is MVKRIESKFAFQEALEAASDKLVIVDFSATWCGPCKKIKLFFHSLSEKYSNMVFFEVHVADCQDVASECEVKCMPTFQFLFFFKGQKVGEFSAANKEKLEATINELV